TCAGCTGGCCACCCAGTGAGGAACCTGTGATGGAGAAGACCATGGCTACCACTCCATTCCAGAAGCCAAGTTGCTGGGTGGAGAATCCATGGTCCAGCAGGAAGAGTGGGAACATGGTGGTGGTGCCTTGCTCACCTGCAAGGGAAAAGGACACAATCAGGTGAACCACAGCCAAGTCTATGCTCTATCAGACTCTTCCCTGCATGCAGGGGTGTCCAACAGCACAACAGGGAGTTTTAATGGCTCTGCTCGATCCCTAACCCAGCCCTGGCGGGTGACCCTGTCTAGATTTACAGCTGTTACATCCAATAGCTCCTTTCCACCTGCAGCCCTGCTGAGTGCTCCACTCTAAACGCTCCTTTCCTTAGAGGAATCCCAGCCCTCACCGGGCAGGCACTCACCAAGCTTGTAGAGAAGGACAAAGCCGGTGGTCCAAAGGGTGCCCGGCACACGGAGGAGCTCCTGGAGAATTCTCCAAGGGTTGAAGGTTCTTGTCCGGGGCTGGCCATCCTGGGAAGGCCGTCCTAGCGTGAGCTGCAGTTCCGGAGCACTCCACACATACAGTATGGCCAGAAGATAAATGATGGCCAGAAGCAAGAAGAGAACCCCCCAGCCCAATAGGTGCATCAAGGTCAGGAGGCCTCCTCCTGCCAGCATGGAGCCCAGTTTGTAAGCCACCACTTGGATGGTGTTGCCGTACCCTATCTCGTCCTGCCACAGGAGCCCAATGGCTACTCCGTCCACTGCGATGTCCTGGACAGAAGCAAAGAAGTTCATGAGCAGCAGCATGGCAGCGACGGGCAGGAAGTTGGTCTCTGGCGACATAGTGGCACATGCTAGGCAGGCCAGCACTAGTCCTGACATGCTGAGCACCAGCCAGGTCTGCTTGGTGCGGTACTGATCCACTAAAGGAGCCCACAGCATCTTGAGGATCCAGGGCAGGTAGAGCATTTTGGCCAGGCTGATCTTGCTGAAGGAGAGGCCCACACTGCGGAGATAGATGGGCAGCAGGCCGGACTGTAGCCCATATGGCATCCCTTGGACGAAGTACAGGCCTCCCAACAGCACATACTTAGAGTTCATCCTTCAGCCCCAGGCCGAGGGCTCACACAGGAGAAGATCTGGGGGAGATCCGCTGAGCTGTGGGGAACACAAACAGACAGACATTACATTGGGCTCAGCAAGGGGAGAGGCCCAGCACAGCAGGGGTTAAGGCATGGGCCTCGGCCTCAGCTTGGGAATTCAGGGTGTATGTACGAGGAGTAGGAGAGGGGGCACCAGCTTGGCTGCACTGGGCCAGGCCCTGGCGTCACCTGATGCCATGGTAACAGAGAGACCATGTAGCCACTGCTGTCAAACTGACAGCCACACCCcagtgctgccatggcaacaCCCCCAATGATACAGCTAGGGCCTGATGCCATGGTGACAGCCACACCCCAGCGCTGCCATGGCAACACCCCCAATGATACAGCTAGGGCCTGATGCCACGGTGACAGCCACACCCCATCGCTGCCATGGCAACACCCCCAATGATACAGCTAGGGCCTGATGCCATGGTGACAGCCACACCCCAGCGCTGCCATGGCAACACCCCCAATGATACAGCTAGGGCCTGATGCCACGGTGACAGCCACACCCCAGCGCTGCCATGGCAACACCCCCAATGATACAGCTAGGGCCTGATGCCACGGTGACAGCCACACCCCAGCGCTGCCATGGCAACACCCCCAATGATACAGCTAGGGCCTGATGCCACGGTGACAGCCACACCCCAGCGCTGCCATGGCAACACCCCCAATGATACAGCTAGGGCCTGATACCACGGTGACAGTCGCCACGATGACAGCGCCACTTACTGTGACCATACAGACAAGAcgtcagaccccccccccagcccagtgaacgCCCCCGCTGCCGCTCCGGGGCGGGGCTGCGAGGGGCTGGcggctcctgggggggggggggtagggccGTAGGGGGAAGAGAAACTCTGGGGTCTGCAGCAGCGCCTGGGTCCTCCACAGCCACGGAGAACGCGGAAGTGCCGGCTAGAGGGGCCGCCTTTCCCGCGGCGACCCAGCCACGCCCCCTGTCTGGCTGTGCCAGGCGGCTCGGAGGGTCCCGTCTGGGCTGCTGCTCGTTGGTATCGGGTGGTGGTGGGCCCTTCTAGCATGCCTCTCGCTCTTCTCTATGGCTGCGGAGGACCGACCGTGGCGTTGCCGTGCTGGGCCGGCTGCCTCTGACCCCGCCCCTCCCTGGATAGGCCCCTCCCTGGGGGCCGGGCCAGAGGCTGCctggcagcggggctgggggcccCTGGCgccagctctgctccactccagctgggcccaggccacatccctggccctggggggggggcaccccctgaaccccccctgccaccctcctagagcagcacccccacccctgcactgccccacacAGGgctcatgccccctccccccaggagccccgctgcccagactGCCCCCTCTCctggctcctgcacccccacaccccctccccacaccccaacccccagcgtCGCACCCAAGAGCGCAGAGCTCATGGCCCCCCCGCCTGCGCCAGGTCCCACCTTCACCAGCGCCCCAGCCTGTAGCACGAACCAGCCACATTCCTCCCCCCAAGCCGGCACCAGCACCTGCTACGGCATGCCAgtgcaccccccccagccccacctcacccCGGAGAGACACCGTCTAGTTACATAGTCCTTGACCTTTGCTAAAATGGGTAACGGTAGGGGGAGGGCAGCAGATAGGGACCAAAGGTGGTGCCCCACCCCGCTGCCCAGTACCCATCCCCCCCCAGCCCTAAACACACAGCATGGGTGTATTTCGCATAGGCCTCGCCCCTGAATGGAGGTTACTTTCCATCACTGACCCTTCCCCTGCACCACTCTCCAGGCTGCTGCGATAAGCACATTCTGTGCCCTGCCAGTCAAACGCTGACTTGCCCATCTCTgaccccagctgcctctgcagccttTCCTGCAGCCGCTGCCTGTGCAGGTGTGGGGGGCCGGCGACGTCAGCTACAGGCTGCAGAGAAGTGGTGGAGGTGCCCCTTTGTTGAGGGGTGGAGGGTGTGTCAGCAGAGGAGCTAAGGGTTGAATGACCCCTGGTAAGGTCCCTCTCACCTCCAGAAGTGGGGGCCCTCCAGAGCAGGGCAGCGGCAGGTTGGCAGGGAAGCTTGCCCTCCCAACATCCAGCCTATGCCTGTTTGTAAGAGGCCTGCAGGCTTTCAGTTAGCCAACTTTCAATGGCATGAAAATCCAGTTACAGCCATTAGCATACGTTACGCATGTCCCTGTACAGAGTGCTCTTGATACAGAGCGCGGGGTCAGTTAGGAGATACAAAAGGTCCATTGGAGGGCCAGTTCTGAAATCAGTTCTACACACGTACTTTTAAGCTACCAGAGCAGCTGCAAACTTAGtggatttaaaatttaaaaaaaaacagagaggagtgttatagattccaaggctagaggGGACCAAACAagcatctgacctcctgtataacacaggccagaaaactgCCAGCTGGGAGTGCAGGACTGTGCTGGTACCTCATCTGGATTTGGGAGCTTCTCCCACGCACATACCCAAGCATCCCCTAACCTTTCCTCATACCAAGGTGCAAAGTAGCGTAACCCAGTCTGTCCCACTTGAAAACAATGGCTGGCTGTGGAGGTTGGCTTTTGGGTTTAGTTTATGCTGATAAAAACCAAAGGGGTGGGATATGCAAAGGCACCGAGCTTCTCAGTAGGTCAAGGACTAATCAGGGCTTCTCACTCTCCCAGGtgcctttgaagagatcactccACATGCCCAAATCCCCCACCCTGCAGTGCCCCaccgcccccagcagctcccagggagaCAGGCAGAGTCTTGCAACTCTGCTCACACAGCAGGAAGGGAAGGGCCAAGAGGTGAAGTCAGGCACTTTAAAAGACACTCTTTATTAGTGTGAATATAAAACCCAGATATGGTCCCAGATGGAAGAGGGGAAACAAAGATTTCAGATGGTCAGTGGAAATAGAACAGCACTGAAGACACTCCAAAGGCATTGGAACGTATAGTGAGCAACAGACAATTGTTAGCGAGGGGAAACACAACAACAGTCAAAGCTCGGATGTAAATACAGTTACTTTTTACACACACTATGGTACGTTGGGAGGGGCATTCTACCTCCTCTGCACCATCTAAATGTATGGAAAGCATCCCACCCATTCCTGAATGGGCCAAACGTTGCCACCTCCCAAGATGGTTATTGAATATCCAGTGGGAACTGAACGTGTCTATTCACAGCCCATGTCTGAGAAAAGTCCAGCTGTACCCAGTCTGCCCTCCCCCTGTACCGGGGgtgagaggcagggctggggcaggaaatgTGCTCAGATGTTGTACAATTTTGCAAAATGAGTAGAACACCATAGTGGAGTTAGCCCTGAAAAGTGAGAAGACAAGCCCCTGGCACACAGGGCTGGTGACTCGCCTCCCTAAGTCAGAGAGGTGCGTTTGCTTGGGGCAGGTCTAGGGGACTGAACCTTAAAAGGGACATTTATATACAGTCAACTGGATAATCGCCCAAAGCCTCTTCCTCCCAGCAAGCTTGGGAGCCACCCTCAGGCTCTGTTTTCTCGCCCAGCCTCCTTTGGGCACAGCCCACGGCGTATCCTCTCCACTTCTGAAAAGCAGGTACCTCGCCAGATGGGATCTGCAGAGGAGTCCCCAGTGTAAGTGGGAGCCCCAGTTCCCTGCACTGGGTTAACTGGGACTAGAATCACGACACAGCCATTAGATGAAGGTCCCTCATGGGAGCTCCTGGGATCTGCAGTGAGGTGAATGGAATACAGGAGCTACGGCACACAGAGCCATGGCATGCAGGGCTCCCCGGCTTTGCTCTGGTGGCTGTTGTGACGTTCCATTTCCCTGCGGGTCAGTGACTGACGTTCCTGCCCTCGCAGGCTCATTTGCATCGGATAATCTCCTCCGTGGCCAGGCGCATGATTTTATTGAAGTCAAAGTGGATGTATTTCCTCCAGAACCTGCGGTCTCGTCCATAGACCTGGGCAGGGTAACATGGGCTCCCtgttcagagagagaaaaagcccCGGTCAGCTGCTGAGCCCATCACCCGCCTGTCATTCAGTGGCAGTGCCTAACTCGAGACAGAAGAGTGGTCAAAGCTTTCACACAAGCGACCTCGACATTAACAGCAGCTGAGCATATGTGGCTGGGCCTAGGCATTCAGAGGCCGGATTCCCTGCTCCATTACACCAGGGTCACCTTCTTGAGTTCCATGGAATTACCCCTGTGTCAAACAGGCCCACAGAGCTCTAGGAGACTGTAACCTTGTTCACACAATGACAACGTCCCTGGACAGGTCATCTAAGGGGACTGCACCCAGGTCATCTGcctctaaaagcatgagcctctattgaGCTAAAAGGCCTGTGTCTGTTAGTTCAAAGGCAGTAGCAGATTCCTAAACCTATATGTGGTGTGGCTACTGGAGGCAGACAGAGCCAAGCTATCAACAGGGGGTCctgtgcaggaggagggaggtaTGTCTACTattttttatcatcatcatcatcatatgccCCGCAGTTCACCTGTTTGATATTATCCTGCCAGGCAGCAAGGAGTTAAATCAGAGGAGGCTGTTAGGGGGGAACCAAGAGGAAACCAAACAATGGTGAAGGTAAGGTACAGTCCCACAGATCACTAAGGGTCCTCCAGCAAACAGCGGGGATGCAATTAATTGGGGAATACCCCTGGCCTGGCTCCAAGCAGGCTGGTAGAGTTTATTCTTCCCAGGCCTGAACTCAGGAGCAAAGGGATACTGAGCAGCTGGAGGATGCTGGGTCTAGAGAAGGAAGGGGAGTGGAGTgagttgctggggctgccagtGAGCGCTGACAGGGATGCAGCAAGCAGGCTGGCTCCCCACCCAGAGAAGGGGGGAACTTaccaagctggcaaggaaagatGAAGATCAAGGTCAGGGGAAACATGCTCACAGGCCGTTCTTGTTCTTACCCTTCGCTCTGCATTTTCTGGCCCTTTGGAGTGCATTCATGAGACTATGCTTGGGACAAGCTGGTTTTGTCTCTCTAATCAGCTGCTGCCAAAGGCCCCTGAAGGAAAAGGGCTTGCAGGTGCCAAACAAGCTGGGCCACTTGAGTTAACATCAGTGGTGGCCAGGGTCCTGCAGCTCAGATGCTCCGTCAGAGAGATGCAAGACTGTGTGATTCCTCCCAGAAAGAGGGGAAGGTAGCATCACCTGTCCTCAAAGGGGCCAAAAAGCACAGCTtgccctgtaaccatgacagGTACACACTCTCTGTGGCTGGGGAAGCCCACCCTGAGCATCAGAGGTCCCCTGCAGCTCAAATCCCGCATGGATTGCTAGAGTAGGGGTAACACTCCACTCCCTTGGACTGAGGGGTTGCATACCATTTCACAATAAAAGACAAggacagcagcaggagcaggtccCAAAAGAAGCCTTCAGTTTCCAAGCCAGCCCCTTTCACCATGGCCATGgttacaaacacattttaaggagGGTTAAGGTGAGATCTGTGCAGCGGTTACAGAGATCAGGCAGAAAATGCCTAGTATTATGGAAAGTCATATTACATAAGTAGCAAAAGGCAGATAGGATTCCAGTCTTGCGCTCGGCTTGCCTTACCAATGCCATGAAATATCCTGGCAATAGCTCTGCCAGAGAATTTCTCATCCTGGCGGATGGACAGGAAATTCCGGATGTCCGAGCGGATTTGCCCTTCCCACTCCCGcagctacagagaaaacatttgaaATTCGTTAGGCTTTGGGGGGAAAATAAGCCAGGTTCCATCTTGGTCTCCGCAGAAGGTTCCTTCTCTCTACAGCCTCGTAGTGTTGGGAGAGACCATTTCTTGATCAGACAAATCCAAAAAACAGGGCTGATGAGCACTCACAACCCACTTCACACCAAGGGATAAAATTAACTGGGACCAAATCAGTGAGCTGTGGTCTCATCCTGTGCTTGGATTTAGGCCATGTCCACACGAGCAAGCTGACAGCGGCACCTctgtaagatctctcgtgtagctgctctatgccggcgggagagagctctcccatccacatcattaaaccacccccaatgagcggcaGTTGCTACATTGGcgagagaagctctcccgccgacatagcccTTATGCACCCGACCACTTATGCCGGCGAAACTTATGTCGCCAAGGGGGCtggtttttttccacacccctgagcaacatacccTTTTGCCAACAGATGGTCGTGTAGGCCTTAGATAGTTTTCTTTTGGTTACAGAATAGGGACACACGATAAAAGCCGTATTTCAAAATACAGTGCAATACAGAAACCTGGATTAGACATTGTTGTCCATCTAACAcactggctctcaacctttccagagtactggccccctttcaggagtctgatttgtcttgcgtacccccaagtttcacctcacttaaaaactacttgcttacaaaaaatcagacataaaaatatgaaagtgtcacagcacattgttactgaaaaattgctgactttcttatttttattgaTATAAAATagatcagttggaatataaatattgtatttacatgtcagtgtatagtAAATAGAGCAGTATAAtccagtcattgtctgtatgaaagtTTAGTTTACATTGAATTCACTACATAgtgtttttatgtagcctgttgtaaaactaggcaaatatctagatgagttcatgtaccccctggaagacctgtgtaccccccaggggtacatgAACCCCTGGTTGACAACCACTGATCTAACAGACCCTCAGATTATGGAATCAGGGGAAAATCCTCTAATTTACTTTTCAGCATCATGGCTGATCACTTTTGCTCTCTTCTGTTTGAAGAGTGAAACCAAAAAGTgatcagtttcacttttttttctgaTCACTTTCACTTACTGGTTGTCTAGTACAagggtgctgcagggagagtgTTTAAACAGGGagtgcagggagactttttaaatgagaaaaaaaaagggaaaacaaaaaagttatgGAAATATTTCTACTCCCATCTGATCCAGTAAAATCCTTACCAAGATACccttttaaatttgtatttgggacactttgaagatgaaaagtgtaAAGTACTAATTTTGAAGTGCCAATGACATCAATGGAACCAGGACTGGCCCTCACATGTTGCTAACAAGTCCTAAATTTAAAGGTGCAGAATAATTTGATAGCATCCCTTTAAACTTCTAAAAGCAAAGTGCAAcgaaggaaaacacacacacccccacccacccccaccggGCAAAGTGCTTCCATACTTTAGTAAAAGAGAAGGGTCTCAAATCCAGTCACAGAATGTTCACCAAAATGGCAGC
Above is a window of Caretta caretta isolate rCarCar2 chromosome 2, rCarCar1.hap1, whole genome shotgun sequence DNA encoding:
- the SLC33A2 gene encoding major facilitator superfamily domain-containing protein 3 isoform X1 translates to MNSKYVLLGGLYFVQGMPYGLQSGLLPIYLRSVGLSFSKISLAKMLYLPWILKMLWAPLVDQYRTKQTWLVLSMSGLVLACLACATMSPETNFLPVAAMLLLMNFFASVQDIAVDGVAIGLLWQDEIGYGNTIQVVAYKLGSMLAGGGLLTLMHLLGWGVLFLLLAIIYLLAILYVWSAPELQLTLGRPSQDGQPRTRTFNPWRILQELLRVPGTLWTTGFVLLYKLGEQGTTTMFPLFLLDHGFSTQQLGFWNGVVAMVFSITGSSLGGQLMSKQRQPLSLLKALLLLRFCSLNLQTFLVFIYDDGVSLFKGAAILSICVQHFIGGLITTLAFSIMMQCTQRADGSIQTCISQFKSSNLQRHFASSHAHMDQEFPQGSELCTLKMKTLKNQTDVEAQVFTRFANRSQTVTLGSSYVAWHIAHVKKPYSEGELIKMCLTDVISILSPENKNLQKKISGL
- the SLC33A2 gene encoding major facilitator superfamily domain-containing protein 3 isoform X3 — its product is MNSKYVLLGGLYFVQGMPYGLQSGLLPIYLRSVGLSFSKISLAKMLYLPWILKMLWAPLVDQYRTKQTWLVLSMSGLVLACLACATMSPETNFLPVAAMLLLMNFFASVQDIAVDGVAIGLLWQDEIGYGNTIQVVAYKLGSMLAGGGLLTLMHLLGWGVLFLLLAIIYLLAILYVWSAPELQLTLGRPSQDGQPRTRTFNPWRILQELLRVPGTLWTTGFVLLYKLGEQGTTTMFPLFLLDHGFSTQQLGFWNGVVAMVFSITGSSLGGQLMSKQRQPLSLLKALLLLRFCSLNLQTFLVFIYDDGVSLFKDVYLSVQIFKPAASFRFEPCTYGSRIPTRF
- the SLC33A2 gene encoding major facilitator superfamily domain-containing protein 3 isoform X2, giving the protein MNSKYVLLGGLYFVQGMPYGLQSGLLPIYLRSVGLSFSKISLAKMLYLPWILKMLWAPLVDQYRTKQTWLVLSMSGLVLACLACATMSPETNFLPVAAMLLLMNFFASVQDIAVDGVAIGLLWQDEIGYGNTIQVVAYKLGSMLAGGGLLTLMHLLGWGVLFLLLAIIYLLAILYVWSAPELQLTLGRPSQDGQPRTRTFNPWRILQELLRVPGTLWTTGFVLLYKLGEQGTTTMFPLFLLDHGFSTQQLGFWNGVVAMVFSITGSSLGGQLMSKQRQPLSLLKALLLLRFCSLNLQTFLVFIYDDGVSLFKGAAILSICVQHFIGGLITTLAFSIMMQCTQRADGSIQATHYSFLATLEVLGKLAFSSFVGSIVDWLGFASSFCCFLFLSFTSVLYVLNVPPGGS